The Lineus longissimus chromosome 6, tnLinLong1.2, whole genome shotgun sequence sequence CTCAGTGATCAGAGCTTTGAGAGTATTGAGAGTTATCATGAACCTACACAAACGTTGCAGTTAAGGTCACTGTGCCAGGAGGATGAAGGTGGGGATGCAAATCAAAGTCGGTCTCTATCTAGAGATTGCAATGTCCTCCTTACAGACAGTGAGTTGGAGGGAACTGCACAGGAAACGACAGGACAAGATGTTGTTATTCAACGGGCGTTTAATGTAGACGAAGTGACTGGACCCTTCCTTGTCACGTATAGAACACAAGAAGGACCAATTGAGACGAAACAGACGGCCTCATCAGTGAGCTCACAGTCGGCCTCCTCAAAGAAAGTTGTCAAGAACAGTACGAAGGGTAAACGGAGAGCAAAGTCTGAAGTACGTTTTGATGTCCCCGCGGCATTAAAGTCACTGCGGCGTCGGCCACGATCAGGGTTCCCCCAAAGACAGGGCATAATTGCTCGGAGGGGAGTTTGCCCCCACAGCTGGGGCTCTGAGGAAGAGCAGTGGACTGTTTCAGGTGGTGGAGGTTTTGGTGGAAGCGATGATGGCAGTTGGCAAGTCACCTCTGACGGTGATCCACAGGCTGGGTCCAATCAATCCGGCGGTTCGACGAGTCCACTCGACTCTTGTTCGCGGAATTCGTGGGTTGATGAATCAAATGAGGATACTTCCTCTTGTTCCTCTCCGCTTGATTCTGTTAGGCAAGGTTGCCACGAGGTCAATCCACACCAACAAGTCCCACAAGCGTCTGGTGTGCAGGAACTGACAGATAGACCTAGAAGTACACTTGTAGACGTTGCGGCTGAAGCTGAAATGCGTTCACACCTCCAAAGGACCAGCGTAACTTGTGAAGAGGGAGAGAGTGCCACACCTGATGACTCTAGAGATATTCATTCGAGGTCAAGGTCTCAATCTAGCAACCCCTCAGGTCAAGGTCGAATCAGGAATAGGGAAAATATGACACTTGCCATGGAAAATCCGCCTGCACAACAGTCTACCACTGTTATTGGTTCTCGGAGAAGGATTGACCCTTGTGCACCATCTGAGGAAATGGTTTCGTCTTCTCCAAACATTTTCATCACATCATCACctcaaaatatttgtcaaaacATATTGTCTCCTTCTAGAATGTCTGAAACGTTGCCTGCTGTGTTTGTATTTCCTGACCAGCAATCTCACACAGACCCACGTCAGAGGACGGCATCGGTTGCCCCAGCACCTTCTCAACCATCAAGGTCTGCTGCAACTTTGAACTCATCTGTGGTGACTCCACCCCGGCAGCCAAGCCTGTCTGGTAGAAAAGGGAAAGGAAGAGGACGACCTGCAGACTACAGTGAGATCCCAGCTGCTCTCCAGTCGCTGCGTCGTAAACCTAGATCAGGATTCGGGCAGCGTACAAGTTTCATGAACCGGATGCAGGTTGGCCCACAAGAATCAACAAGAGTTGATGCAAGTCTTGCACAAAGCCAATCTCTAGACAATAGTGAACCGAATCTTGAATCAGCAGTGCCTAGTACGTCTGGTGAGACAATAAATGATAATTTGCCGATGTCCAGAACCATACAACACCAAAGCCAAATCGAAAGTCAAGACCAGGGTGAGCCAAGTGTACCTCGTACTATTCTGGAAGCTATCGCTAATGTGACTGTGTCAACCCGCGCCCATGACCAAGAAACAGCAGCCCTCCGCTCTCTGCGACGCCACCCCCGTTCAGGTTTTCAGCGTCGCCGGCCACGTGTCTCTGGTCACTTTCCTGAAGCCTCTTGTGAGAGCACACCCTCGGAGGCAACCGGTGCTACTGCTGCTACCACAGCTAGTGTTGATGAAGCTGCAGAGGTCGGCAGACGAAGTGAAACTCCTGCAGAGCCAGACGAACAAGTCGTAGTTTCGAGACGTCCAGGTATGTTACTACGAGTGTCATCTATTTAATCCATTACTCTGACAAAGTCTGCTCCAGCATAGACTTCCACTCAGGACTGTATTACCCATTAATTGTTCTCAATGTTGCAAACTTACTCAAGAACTACCAGCTAAAAAGGGTGGCCATGAAATTGACCACTAGGAATGAAGAGAACTGGAACTGAACATGGATGGAAAACTAAATTAATCCTTCACCTTGGCAATTCGCATTACTGTTGTAAGCAATATCAACTGGGTCAAGATCTCGGAGTATAGTAGCAAGAGAGAACCACATGTATCACTTCCTTTTGCAGCTCTTCGAGACCCCGACCGTTCCTCACCACCACCGTCATACGATGATCTATTCTTTTACCCTGTCGGGGACGACATTGCCAACATTGCTGAAGCATTTCTCCCGGATCAGTTCAGTCCCCGGTTACCAAGTTACGATGACGTGTTACGACTATCACAAGTAAGGCAACCCTTCCCCTCCCGTCTCAAATGATTTTCCTTTAAGTGATTTTTATTTACTGCTGACATTAGTTATGACTAATGTGAATCCCGTTTAGTCTAGTCTTCGCTCCAAAAGTCCTAGGAGTAAGGTGAGAAACCCCCGCCATCCTCACAATAACAGGCATTATGGTCCAGTTGACCGGTGGTCTCCAGGTGACGAATATTCACTCTACCGTTTGGAACTGGGTCTGGCCGGATTGACTTACAGTGATAGAAAGGACTCTCATACTATTCCTGGCGATTCACTGTGAGACAGTAGAAACGCCTATCAGTCATTGCATGAAATTTTTTCTTGTTCTCGCCTCTAATCTTCCTTTAAGTACAACTATCTTTTCTATTTTAGGAATCGCCGCCTCCCTATATGGAAACGACCGCGGCTGAC is a genomic window containing:
- the LOC135489519 gene encoding uncharacterized protein LOC135489519 yields the protein MTDRSGEKVSRLSDQSFESIESYHEPTQTLQLRSLCQEDEGGDANQSRSLSRDCNVLLTDSELEGTAQETTGQDVVIQRAFNVDEVTGPFLVTYRTQEGPIETKQTASSVSSQSASSKKVVKNSTKGKRRAKSEVRFDVPAALKSLRRRPRSGFPQRQGIIARRGVCPHSWGSEEEQWTVSGGGGFGGSDDGSWQVTSDGDPQAGSNQSGGSTSPLDSCSRNSWVDESNEDTSSCSSPLDSVRQGCHEVNPHQQVPQASGVQELTDRPRSTLVDVAAEAEMRSHLQRTSVTCEEGESATPDDSRDIHSRSRSQSSNPSGQGRIRNRENMTLAMENPPAQQSTTVIGSRRRIDPCAPSEEMVSSSPNIFITSSPQNICQNILSPSRMSETLPAVFVFPDQQSHTDPRQRTASVAPAPSQPSRSAATLNSSVVTPPRQPSLSGRKGKGRGRPADYSEIPAALQSLRRKPRSGFGQRTSFMNRMQVGPQESTRVDASLAQSQSLDNSEPNLESAVPSTSGETINDNLPMSRTIQHQSQIESQDQGEPSVPRTILEAIANVTVSTRAHDQETAALRSLRRHPRSGFQRRRPRVSGHFPEASCESTPSEATGATAATTASVDEAAEVGRRSETPAEPDEQVVVSRRPALRDPDRSSPPPSYDDLFFYPVGDDIANIAEAFLPDQFSPRLPSYDDVLRLSQESPPPYMETTAADDAEPDS